The DNA sequence tggactcgggtgatgtcatttgagagtatagggaccatcgtaatcgattttcagaaagagggaccaatatgattttaggcctaaagtttaggggagtaaactgaatttaattctAAAAATTTTATAATTAGAATTTCTCATAGATCAACAACATTACAGAGCATACTTTGGTGTCAAGCCAGATTTGAATCATgttagagaaattttttttccctctatTTGCAGTCCATATAGTTTCTATTTGAAACTTTTCTTTTGATTGCTGCACTGTACAAATATGCAGTCATCACCTACTATTTTGTTAAAACCCTTGCAACTCAACTTTAGCATCATGCTGATCCTTTATGCAATACAACAACTACTCTCTTCTATCACGATACGAAATTCTTAAATGAATATTGAGATGCAAGCAACATAAATAATCTGGTCTTTAtaagatagttttttttttttatcagataaacaactcaaatggtACAACTAGTttttcgtgagtcgaactcacaacctcccacttagAAAAGGGAGACTatgtcactagaccaaatggtactgggctTTAAAAGAGTATTGGTTTTGATTACGATTGCTGATAATAATATAATTCCAGAATTGCtacaaaggttttttttttctttttctttttctattttctttttgtgaAAAAAAGGTGAAATTTTATAGTCTTGTTCAATGCAGAGGACGTGCAACATATCCAACACTTTTTCCTCAAGAATTCCAGTTCTCTAAAACATTCAATCATCTGATCACCGGCTTCTAAGTTTTTGAATCTTGCCATAAAAAACAGAGACGCTATAATTGGAAAATTGCGCCTTTAAtagtttaattaattgatttcCACTATATAGCCTGGCTTTCTGTGACAAATTGATTCTTGATGACTCAAAACCATCTCGACACAATTTGACTTTAAAGTTTCGACTACCACATTTTAGACTACTAATAACATCAAGAGAACTTTAGTTGGTGGTTTTTAATCATTAATTGAAAAAAGATATGatttaaaaattacaattagaccaaataagaaaatacacactatgccaaaaactgcatcacactacactttttagacaacgaaaaaaaattttccgttgtgtgatcactgaaactgcttcacacaacaggtttaatgagattggcgttgtataaggaggtcgtacatcaattttttttgggtccaagattattgtacaacagttttaaggatttgtctgttgtctgaatgtaaaaaaaatttaccCCTCActttgctcaaatttgggtcgaaattttgacttaccttgcacaacagtatagttgtatatgttgtatgagagtaagttgcaaactaacatacaacacatttttttgtttccattgtgcaagtttggaagaaaatcacatgtaccccaaaatgtgagtgagtagccccaaaaaggccaatatttgagtgaaatgctggtacacgactgtaagctcctacaacggaatggcttatttttgttgtgtgaatgtgcgATGGTAATCCTAGGCGGGAGAAATGAGTTTGTAATTTGCATTAGGCGGGAGATTTGGTTGTTGGGTCCCCAAGATGAAGTTTCAGTGTAGACTATCAGACAACGAAAATttatttatgtgttgtctgaattgattgtACAAAGTCAAAAAGTAGACTTAAATAAAACATTGTCTGCCACTCTAGCATTAAGTAGCATGTTGTCTCCCATAACTCAGACGTTTTCAACACTAAGCTAGCTAGTCTTcgagaaaaaaaagagtagaactcatcttcttcttctcaaagcAGAACCTGCAACCGTCTTCTTCTCTAAAAGAATCGATCGAACCCAACTTCTTCTCAAAACCCATCTTCTCAAAACACCATCTTCTGAAAACATTGGATTGGGGTTCGATCTGctgaattagggttttcaatttggggatttgAAGGAGGAGGAAAAAGGGAGAGGGGATTTCTCGGGTACATTATTCAATAAagctagaggaagaagaggaggagaagaagacccaacaataacaacaacaacaacaacgagGTTACTAGGAGCAGCAGCAGAAGAAGATCATCGTCCAAATCCTCTGCCCGAGTTGGTCTGTTTGTCGAGGTCTCTGCTTTATTCCCATAATTTATCATTAATTTCTACTACGTCTCTGTTTGGTTTCCTAGGATAAATAAATAACTTGAAGAAAGTTTATTGAACTGGGTAAACATTGATTTCATTTGAGGTGTTAGATTAAGATAAAgtttagattttttttgttgttctgAAGTTGGTTTCGGTTCTTGAGTTGCAGGGAGGAATCCAAGTTTTAATAACAACAAATCTTGGTCGAAATCTACAAGGGATTCTAAAAAATGGAATGTCAATGCTGTAGGATATCATTACTCTTCTATTAAACTTCAGGTGTGTTTTCTTGGCTCAAAGATTATTCTTTTATTATGACCTCAAATTGCAGTTCGTTTTCTAAGGGATTTCCCATCAACTTcgcatttattttgttttcaggGAATTCTAGTTTCGAAGGATTTTGATATACGAAAGGAAGCAGGTGGGTAATCTTTGCAATCCGTTCAGAAGGAATATAAGGCCCAGGTTTCACAGAACTACCTTGAAATTCATCTCTTTTGGGCTGGAAATGGGACTTGCTGCGTACCTGATTTTGGTACTTATGGACCTGTTATTTCGGCCATCAGTGCTACACCAGGTAATAACAATATAGCATACAAATTTCAGTTGCAAACTAAGCATATACATTTAGGTTCTGATGTATGTTATTACAAAGTGCTTCTATGCTGTTTGTTGACTGCAATGCTTTTATACTTGCAGATTTCCCACCTACTATCGTTCCGAACCATCCAACTAGTAAGAAGAATAGGATGGGGCTGATTCTGGGGATTGTTGTTGGTGGTGGAGTACTTTTGATTCTATTGTTGTTGGTTTTCTGTAtagttcaaagaagaaaaaagattaaCACCAGTAAAAATGAAGGTAAACTGTTAGTTTTATTATTTTCAACAAAATTTGACTTCTGAAAAGGTGTGTAGATATTTTCAAGTATTATTATTTGCCAACATAAAGTTTCATTGTATTTTGCAGTAGATGGTAGTTAAATTAATTAACTTAGTTTATTTTGGCAAGCTAGCTCTTTTTGTGTGTGCATGTGTATTTGCAAGTAAATCACTTCTGTATGTACTTGCAAGAAAGCCTACAAACTATTTAAACATATGCTACTCGGCACCTATTAACCCAGCAAAGCAAACTGATTGCGAGACAGGCATAATaactttttatttgaatttgcaGATCTGTTGGGAATAGATATTGGACCACTCACTTTCAGTTTTTCAGAGCTAAAGACAGCTACAGATGACTTTAGTCCAGCGAATAAGATTGGAGAGGGAGGATTTGGACCTGTCTATAAAGTAAGTTGTTGCTAAGTTGTTGACCTAATGAATGACATAGCTAGTGTGGCTGTAAATGCTCATGTCAATGCCCGTGTGTTTCCTTCTTGATACAAGTGTTGATCAACATAAAGCACATGAACCTCTTGCTAttgctgtatatatataaattgaattgatataTCTCTATCTAGATATTAGCATTTATGCATTAAGCACAAAGTTAGTGTGGAAGATAAGAAGCTTTATCACTTCCAATTGTATAGTTTTAATATAGATCGAATTGATTTTAGTTTAGTGCTGAAAACGAGTAAACTTTATATATAGATATGCTTATCTGCATGCCTGTCCAACCCGCCAAAGTCATTAGTTGCCAGGGTCCCATTTTTACTAATCGTATATCTGGTAACGAGTATATAAATTTTATAGATTAAACTATTATTCTGATTCTTTGTTAATAGGGTACTCTTAATGATGGAAGAGTAATTGTCGTGAAGCAATTGTCTGCAGCATCGCAGCAAGGAAAAAATGAGTTTGTAGTGAATTTGCATGGATTCTGCACTGAGGGAGTTAAACGGCTCCTTGTCTATGAGTATCTGGAAAACAAGAGTCTTGATCATGCATTATTTGGTATCATGAGAAATACATTGTCAATTGATTTATTACAGCCTTAGGTACTTCAAATATTTGAACTAATGATTTATATTAATTTTGACATATATATGAAAGCAGGAAAAAGAAGTTTGAATCTTGATTGGTCATCGAGATTTGATATATGCTTGGGCGtggctaaaggtttgacttatCTCCATGAGGAATCAAGGGTACGAATTGTACACAGAGATGTGAAGGCCAGTAATATTCTGCTCGACTCTAATCTCGTCCCCAAAAAATATCAGATTTCGGTTTGGCCAAGCTTTATGATAATAAAAAGACCCACATCAGTACTCTTATTGCGGGAACAATGTATGTGAGATCTTTACTTTGTCACCTTGactatttttgttttgaaatattAATGGTTTAGCATTTCCTTTTTGTTGTACAGATATCTTCAGCCGGTGACAAGTAATCGACGTTATTATTGTCAATTATAATGCAGTGGGTATCTTGCACCGGAATATGCCATGCGTGGACACCTAACAGAGAAGACTGTTGTGTTTGCCTTTGGTGTTCTTGCTCTAGAAATTGTCAGTGGTAGACCAAATTCTGACCGGAGCTTGGAAGGCGAGATGATTTATCTTCTCGAATGGGTAACAACTTTATTTATGTACCTCTAGAAATTTTCAGTTTTACTCTTGATATGTCCATTGTTTAGTGATTCTGCCTCTAAAACTTAGGTTCATGAGTTCATCATAATGTATATGGCTAGCTTCTTGTTATCTACCGCGTAGTTTCACATGTTGTTGCTTCTTAGGCTTGGCACTTGCATGAAAACAAACGCGAAGTTGAACTAGTACTTCAGGTGGATGCAGATATTTATGGATCCGCTAAAAAGACGCTTACCCACAGGAGATTGGATGTCTATCATGGAAACGTAAGTCGCTCGTTTACATATTGATCACACATGCCTCAAATTTATGAAATCTGTTTAATACACTTGTTGCCTCCTTTCATATATAGTACATCATTGATCATATTGTTGTTTTGGTATAGTGCTATGCGTATGTATAATGCTGAAAAGAATAGGCAAGGCTGGAGTTCAATCCAATGGAAACGTTTGGTTGTAAGCAGTTTCACCACTTATACTTTCCAGAAAAcaatatttcattttttcttttcacttaTTGATTCATTTACTTGTCTTTAGGGCATTCCTCCCCAACCTAGCAATAAGGAGTGCTGGTACTTTATCATGCGATACATGAGAGATATCATTGAGGATAAAGATTTGTCATTGTTTCCTTCCAAGGTATCAACATAGCTATAATTATAGTCACTGGACTCAATTTCTCATAACTTTGTTATTATGTCCATGCCTTATTCACAAAAATGATTAACTAATTcttttgatataataaactgatttcagtgggagaggagaggcagcaaCCAATACACCCAAGCgcatattgatcaagtgcgaaatgagtgggggaagtttgttgtcaacaaatatgtgcatgagccatgaagtagcgcgcttgttgctggtccatttttgctaaggaaagcatatttttttgtgcttctctgctggtacattgtcatgcaccatgtgttgcatgttttggaacaatcgatatatatgtattagctttttgatgtcccaagtagatgggcatgaaCTAGAATGTTTTTATTGTTTAAAATGTTATgttcaatgattagtggtttgcaatgtttatatttgatggtttgcaatgtttatatttggtatgtaaatggatcaaatgcacaatttaattcaggaatgagatatgttcaaataatcagacaacagaacataTATAGTGATaactgcctgttgtctgaatggccaaaaatgaGGACAAATCACACTacaatcattcatatcacacatcggtttttaacaaatcactgtcttctaatctacactcacacaacagaagcaattaaactctgttgtcgcaaagttaatcagacaacggaataaattaaattattttgtcccaaagttaatcagacaacagatatagtccaagaactgaagtttgaatatcagtcagacaacacacaaaataaaagtctgttgtctgagaAGCTCAACAGACAACAGCTTCAACactagcactgttgtctgaaggcagcgccgcaACTGCCGCGTAGCtgcgcttggcatctgccgagccacctgccgagccatctgccgagtatcacacaacatgtttaacACATACACGTTGTCTGtatgtttctcagacaactgtgttccaccgttgtctgatttttcatcagacagcgGTCACCTCTACAACGGTAgcactccaaatcagacaacagtttctgtctgtcgtctgataccacTTTTGGCATAGTGACAACAAATGGCAGTTCATTAGGAGGGTGTTCTCATATTCGTGTTGATACTTGAGAGAGAATTTATGTGTGTTCTCATTCGGAGGAttagggcttcatgctgataacgtgttttagagaaacgatatttgagagagaattgctgtgtgttctcattgataataggggcatctttat is a window from the Rosa chinensis cultivar Old Blush chromosome 2, RchiOBHm-V2, whole genome shotgun sequence genome containing:
- the LOC112189220 gene encoding probable LRR receptor-like serine/threonine-protein kinase At1g56140 encodes the protein MGLILGIVVGGGVLLILLLLVFCIVQRRKKINTSKNEDLLGIDIGPLTFSFSELKTATDDFSPANKIGEGGFGPVYKGTLNDGRVIVVKQLSAASQQGKNEFVVNLHGFCTEGVKRLLVYEYLENKSLDHALFAGKRSLNLDWSSRFDICLGVAKGLTYLHEESRVRIVHRDVKASNILLDSNLVPKKYQISVWPSFMIIKRPTSVLLLREQLGILHRNMPCVDT